One genomic window of Cupriavidus malaysiensis includes the following:
- a CDS encoding efflux RND transporter permease subunit, whose product MAKFFIDRPVFAWVVALIIVLGGILSILQLPIAQYPNIAPPTVSVTATYPGASAKTLEDSVTTVIEQELNGAPGLLYYNSTSEATGLATITIAFEPGSNNDLNSVEVQNRLKRVEARLPAEVRQQGVRVDKAGNNYMMFLTVSSKSGRTDAITLGNYVSANLLDSIRRVPGVGQADLFGTEYAMRVWLDPAKLTGFNLTPKDVTAAISEQNVQVAVGELGGTPSPKGTELNATVTTESRLTTPEQFANILLRVNPDGSSVRIRDIGRVELGGADYSTLARTNGKPSAAIAIKLSPSGNALATATAVRAKMEELSKIFPDDYQYSVPYDTSAFVKISIEEVVKTLLEAVVLVFLVMYLFLQNIRATLIPTLVVPIALLGTFGTLLAFGFSINVLTMFGMVLAIGILVDDAIVVVENVERIMSEEGLSPRQATRKAMGQITGAIVGITLVLTAVFIPMAFFSGSVGNIYRQFSVSLIASMAFSALMALSLTPALCATLLKPVQAGHHHEKTGFFGWFNRTFARGASSYQSVVGRVLARTGRYLIVYALIVGAMVVLFKRLPSSFLPDEDQGYMITVVQLPNGATQERTLGVLKQIEDYYLTKESKVVDQMITVAGFSFFGRGQNGGIAFVRLKDWKERTGPGETAQAMVGRAFGALSGIKDAIIFPLNPPAISELGNSSGFDFRLQDRSGQGHAKLMEARNMMLGMAAKNPALAGVRPEGQEDAPQLQIDIDREKARALGVAVADINSTLSVAFGSLYVNDFIYEGRVRKVIAQAEGNDRKLPDDLSKLRVRNANGDMVAFSAFSTSKWVMGSPRLERYNGLSAVKIAGQPAPGHSTGEAMKEMEAMFAKLPPGFSYEWSGQSYEERLAGSQEPMLYTLSMIIVFLCLAALYESWTIPVAVLLVVPLGVLGALLGVTLRGMPNDVYFKVGLIATIGLSAKNAILIVEFAKDLQAQGKGLVEATLEAVHLRFRPILMTSMAFILGVLPLAIATGAGSGSQRAIGTGVIGGMFTATVLAIFLVPVFFVVIRKRFGSKPQPELEHGQGWNEPQKEI is encoded by the coding sequence CCGGCCTGCTCTACTACAACTCCACCAGTGAGGCCACCGGCCTGGCGACGATCACCATCGCCTTCGAGCCGGGTTCGAACAACGACCTGAACTCGGTCGAAGTGCAGAACCGCCTCAAGCGCGTGGAAGCCCGCCTGCCGGCCGAGGTGCGCCAGCAGGGCGTGCGCGTGGACAAGGCCGGGAACAACTACATGATGTTCCTGACCGTGTCGTCGAAGTCGGGCCGGACCGATGCCATCACGCTGGGCAACTACGTGTCGGCCAACCTGCTCGACTCGATCCGCCGCGTGCCCGGCGTCGGCCAGGCCGACCTGTTCGGTACCGAGTACGCGATGCGCGTCTGGCTGGACCCGGCCAAGCTGACCGGCTTCAACCTGACGCCCAAGGACGTCACCGCGGCCATCTCCGAGCAGAACGTCCAGGTCGCCGTGGGCGAGCTGGGCGGCACCCCCTCGCCCAAGGGCACCGAGCTGAACGCCACGGTGACCACCGAGAGCCGCCTGACCACGCCCGAGCAGTTCGCCAACATCCTGCTGCGCGTGAATCCGGACGGCTCCTCGGTGCGCATCCGCGACATCGGCCGCGTCGAACTGGGCGGTGCCGACTACTCCACGCTGGCCCGCACCAACGGCAAGCCGTCGGCCGCGATCGCCATCAAGCTGTCGCCCAGCGGCAACGCGCTGGCCACCGCCACCGCGGTGCGCGCCAAGATGGAAGAGCTGTCGAAGATCTTCCCCGACGACTACCAGTACTCGGTGCCTTACGACACCTCCGCCTTCGTCAAGATCTCGATCGAGGAAGTGGTCAAGACGCTGCTGGAAGCCGTGGTGCTGGTGTTCCTGGTGATGTACCTGTTCCTGCAGAACATCCGCGCCACGCTGATTCCCACGCTGGTGGTGCCGATCGCGCTGCTGGGCACCTTCGGCACGCTGCTGGCCTTCGGCTTCTCGATCAACGTGCTGACCATGTTCGGCATGGTGCTGGCCATCGGTATCCTGGTGGACGACGCCATCGTGGTGGTGGAGAACGTCGAGCGCATCATGAGCGAGGAAGGGCTGTCGCCACGACAGGCCACCCGCAAGGCGATGGGCCAGATCACCGGCGCCATCGTCGGTATCACGCTGGTGCTGACCGCGGTGTTCATCCCGATGGCCTTCTTCTCGGGCTCGGTGGGCAATATCTACCGCCAGTTCTCGGTGTCGCTGATCGCCTCGATGGCCTTCTCGGCGCTGATGGCGCTGTCGCTGACGCCGGCGCTGTGCGCCACGCTGCTCAAGCCGGTGCAGGCGGGCCACCATCATGAGAAGACCGGCTTCTTCGGCTGGTTCAACCGCACCTTCGCGCGCGGTGCCAGCAGCTACCAGAGCGTGGTCGGCCGCGTGCTGGCGCGTACCGGTCGCTACCTGATCGTCTATGCGCTGATCGTCGGTGCGATGGTGGTGCTGTTCAAGCGCCTGCCCTCCTCCTTCCTGCCCGACGAGGACCAGGGCTACATGATCACGGTCGTGCAGCTGCCCAACGGCGCCACCCAGGAGCGCACGCTGGGCGTGCTCAAGCAGATCGAGGACTACTACCTGACCAAGGAATCGAAGGTGGTGGACCAGATGATCACGGTGGCGGGCTTCTCCTTCTTCGGCCGCGGCCAGAACGGCGGTATCGCCTTCGTGCGCCTGAAGGACTGGAAGGAGCGCACGGGCCCGGGCGAGACCGCGCAGGCGATGGTCGGCCGTGCCTTCGGCGCGCTGTCGGGCATCAAGGACGCCATCATCTTCCCGCTCAACCCGCCGGCGATCTCTGAGCTGGGCAACTCCTCGGGCTTCGACTTCCGCCTGCAGGACCGCTCCGGCCAGGGCCACGCCAAGCTGATGGAAGCCCGCAACATGATGCTCGGCATGGCGGCCAAGAATCCCGCCCTGGCCGGCGTGCGTCCGGAAGGGCAGGAAGACGCGCCGCAGCTGCAGATCGACATCGACCGCGAGAAGGCACGCGCGCTCGGCGTCGCCGTGGCCGACATCAACAGCACGCTGTCGGTCGCCTTCGGCTCGCTGTACGTCAACGACTTCATCTACGAAGGCCGCGTGCGCAAGGTGATCGCGCAGGCCGAAGGCAACGACCGCAAGCTGCCCGACGACCTGAGCAAGCTGCGCGTGCGCAATGCCAACGGCGACATGGTGGCGTTCTCGGCCTTCTCCACCTCGAAGTGGGTGATGGGTTCGCCGCGCCTGGAGCGCTACAACGGCCTGTCCGCGGTGAAGATCGCCGGCCAGCCGGCGCCGGGGCACAGCACCGGCGAGGCGATGAAGGAGATGGAGGCGATGTTCGCCAAGCTGCCGCCTGGCTTCAGCTACGAGTGGTCCGGCCAGTCGTACGAAGAGCGCCTGGCGGGTTCGCAGGAGCCGATGCTGTACACGCTGTCGATGATCATCGTGTTCCTGTGCCTGGCCGCGCTGTACGAGAGCTGGACGATCCCGGTGGCGGTGCTGCTGGTGGTGCCGCTGGGCGTGCTCGGCGCGCTGCTCGGCGTGACGCTGCGCGGCATGCCCAACGACGTGTACTTCAAGGTCGGCCTGATCGCCACCATCGGCCTGTCGGCCAAGAACGCGATCCTGATCGTGGAGTTCGCCAAGGACCTGCAGGCGCAGGGCAAGGGCCTGGTCGAAGCCACGCTGGAAGCGGTGCACCTGCGCTTCCGCCCCATCCTGATGACCTCGATGGCCTTCATCCTGGGCGTGCTGCCGCTGGCGATCGCCACCGGCGCGGGTTCGGGCAGCCAGCGCGCCATCGGTACCGGCGTGATCGGCGGCATGTTCACTGCCACGGTGCTGGCCATCTTCCTGGTGCCGGTCTTCTTCGTGGTGATCCGCAAGCGCTTCGGCAGCAAGCCGCAGCCGGAGCTGGAACACGGACAGGGCTGGAACGAGCCGCAAAAGGAAATCTGA
- a CDS encoding efflux transporter outer membrane subunit: MTKTLTALLLVAGVLSGCTMAPRYERPEAPVAGGYPAAPEGYAAAEVKSGETRRATEIGWREFFRDARLQALIAAALENNRDLRTAALRIEEARAQYQVQRADLLPTLNAQAGYTRQRYAAAQSATGQPYVAQFYQVGGAVASYELDFFGRVRSLSNAALAQYFSTEEARRAAQVSLVSEVAKAYLSERSYAEQYDLAADTLKTRQDTYELSKQRFAAGATSALDLRDNESLVAQARVSAAQLARQRAQAQNALEVLVGKPIASIAGLPAPMRLSDERIISDIPAGLPSDLLEQRPDVRQAEQALLSANANIGAARAAFFPRITLTANAGTISPGFKSLFDAGTGAWSFAPQLVLPIFDYGRNLSNLDLANVRKNIQVANYEKTIQNAFAEVADALVARGTLEEQVAGQEQVREAEAARYELSTMRFKNGVSSELDRLDAQRQLFTAEQALVQARQLRLNNAIDLYRALGGGLVETGTVAAAPAPQAGTATQ; encoded by the coding sequence ATGACCAAGACTCTGACCGCACTGCTGCTGGTGGCCGGCGTCCTGTCCGGCTGCACGATGGCGCCGCGCTATGAGCGTCCCGAGGCGCCCGTGGCCGGCGGCTATCCGGCCGCGCCGGAAGGCTATGCCGCCGCCGAGGTGAAGAGCGGCGAGACCCGCCGCGCCACCGAGATCGGCTGGCGCGAGTTCTTCCGCGATGCGCGCCTGCAGGCGCTGATCGCCGCCGCGCTGGAGAACAACCGCGACCTGCGCACCGCGGCGCTGCGCATCGAAGAAGCGCGCGCCCAGTACCAGGTGCAGCGCGCCGACCTGCTGCCCACGCTGAATGCCCAGGCGGGCTACACCCGCCAGCGCTACGCGGCGGCGCAATCGGCCACCGGCCAGCCCTATGTGGCGCAGTTCTACCAGGTCGGCGGCGCCGTCGCCTCGTACGAGCTGGACTTCTTCGGCCGCGTGCGCAGCCTGTCCAACGCCGCGCTGGCGCAGTACTTTTCCACCGAGGAGGCACGCCGCGCCGCGCAGGTCTCGCTGGTGTCGGAAGTGGCCAAGGCCTACCTGTCCGAGCGTTCCTACGCCGAGCAGTACGACCTTGCCGCCGATACGCTGAAGACGCGCCAGGACACCTACGAGTTGTCCAAGCAGCGCTTCGCCGCCGGCGCCACCTCGGCGCTGGACCTGCGCGACAACGAGTCGCTGGTGGCGCAGGCACGCGTGTCGGCCGCGCAGCTGGCGCGCCAGCGCGCGCAGGCGCAGAACGCGCTGGAAGTGCTGGTGGGCAAGCCGATCGCGTCCATCGCCGGCCTGCCCGCGCCGATGCGCCTGTCCGACGAGCGCATCATCAGCGACATCCCGGCCGGGCTGCCGTCCGACCTGCTGGAACAGCGTCCCGATGTGCGCCAGGCCGAGCAGGCGCTGCTGTCGGCCAACGCCAACATCGGCGCGGCGCGCGCGGCCTTCTTCCCGCGCATCACGCTGACCGCCAATGCCGGCACCATCAGTCCGGGCTTCAAGAGCCTGTTCGATGCCGGTACCGGTGCCTGGTCGTTCGCGCCGCAGCTCGTGCTGCCTATCTTCGACTACGGCCGCAACCTCTCCAACCTGGACCTGGCCAATGTGCGCAAGAACATCCAGGTGGCCAACTACGAGAAGACGATCCAGAACGCCTTCGCGGAAGTGGCCGATGCGCTGGTGGCGCGCGGCACGCTGGAAGAGCAGGTGGCAGGACAGGAGCAGGTGCGCGAGGCCGAGGCGGCACGCTACGAGCTGTCGACCATGCGCTTCAAGAACGGTGTGTCGAGCGAGCTGGACCGGCTCGACGCGCAGCGCCAGCTGTTCACCGCGGAGCAGGCACTGGTGCAGGCGCGGCAACTGCGCCTGAACAATGCCATCGACCTGTATCGCGCGCTGGGCGGCGGCCTGGTGGAGACGGGCACGGTGGCCGCCGCGCCGGCGCCGCAGGCCGGCACCGCCACGCAATAA
- a CDS encoding RNA polymerase sigma factor, giving the protein MSGSPDGHAPQASAAREAVRRAVATVWREESARIVGALARLVRDLGLAEELAQDALVAALEHWPADGLPDNPGAWLMAAARHRALDQLRHGKMRAARLEQLGQELEAQQAAIVPDFVDALDAARADPIGDDVLRLIFTACHPLLPAASRVALTLKVVAGLSTAEIARAGLVPEATVAQRIVRAKRTLSEARVPFALPPAAALGERLASVLEVIYLIYNEGYTATAGSHWMRPDLTAEALRLGHMLAALAPQRAEVHGLLALMELQASRAAARTDDAGRPVLLAEQDRARWDRVQIQRGLAALAHAEALAAAQEDGPGRYQLQAAIAACHARAASAAQTDWARIAALYGLLGRVAPSPVVELNRAVAVGMAEGPQAALEIVDTLCGDKSLQAYQWLPSVRGDLLAKLGREAEARAEFERAAALAGNARERELLLARAAAMRG; this is encoded by the coding sequence ATGAGCGGCAGTCCGGACGGCCATGCGCCGCAGGCAAGCGCCGCGCGCGAGGCGGTACGGCGTGCCGTCGCCACGGTCTGGCGCGAGGAATCGGCCCGCATCGTCGGGGCGCTGGCGCGCCTGGTGCGCGATCTCGGCCTGGCCGAGGAGCTGGCGCAGGATGCGCTGGTCGCCGCGCTGGAACACTGGCCGGCGGACGGCCTGCCGGACAATCCCGGTGCCTGGCTGATGGCCGCCGCCAGGCACCGCGCGCTCGACCAGCTGCGCCACGGCAAGATGCGCGCGGCCAGGCTGGAACAGCTCGGGCAGGAACTGGAGGCGCAGCAGGCCGCGATCGTGCCCGATTTCGTCGATGCGCTCGATGCCGCGCGCGCGGACCCGATCGGCGACGACGTGCTGCGTCTCATCTTCACCGCCTGTCATCCGCTGCTGCCCGCCGCATCGCGCGTGGCGCTGACCCTGAAAGTGGTGGCCGGGCTGAGCACGGCGGAGATCGCGCGCGCCGGGCTGGTGCCGGAGGCCACCGTCGCGCAGCGCATCGTGCGCGCCAAGCGCACGCTGTCCGAGGCGCGCGTGCCGTTCGCGCTGCCGCCGGCGGCAGCGCTGGGCGAGCGCCTGGCCTCGGTGCTGGAGGTGATCTACCTGATCTACAACGAGGGCTACACCGCCACTGCCGGCAGCCACTGGATGCGGCCTGACCTGACCGCGGAGGCGCTGCGGCTGGGCCATATGCTGGCGGCGCTGGCGCCGCAGCGCGCCGAGGTGCACGGCCTGCTGGCGCTGATGGAGCTGCAGGCTTCGCGCGCGGCGGCGCGCACCGATGATGCGGGGCGTCCGGTGCTGCTCGCCGAGCAGGACCGCGCGCGCTGGGACCGCGTGCAGATCCAGCGCGGGCTGGCAGCGCTGGCACATGCCGAGGCGCTGGCGGCGGCGCAGGAGGATGGCCCGGGGCGCTACCAGCTGCAGGCCGCCATCGCCGCCTGCCACGCGCGCGCGGCCAGCGCGGCGCAGACCGACTGGGCCCGGATCGCCGCGCTCTATGGCTTGCTGGGGCGCGTGGCACCCTCGCCGGTGGTGGAGCTCAACCGCGCGGTGGCGGTCGGCATGGCCGAAGGGCCGCAGGCGGCGCTGGAGATCGTCGACACCCTGTGCGGCGACAAGTCGCTGCAGGCCTACCAGTGGCTGCCGAGCGTGCGCGGCGACCTGCTCGCCAAGCTGGGCCGCGAGGCCGAAGCCCGTGCCGAGTTCGAACGTGCGGCCGCGCTGGCCGGCAACGCGCGCGAGCGGGAACTGCTGCTGGCGCGCGCGGCCGCCATGCGCGGCTGA
- a CDS encoding OmpW/AlkL family protein, whose protein sequence is MKNIRRLALNCLLAGLAACAAIPAAFAQKAGDNVVSAGWFYINTRGTSGPLTTSLADTPINYPLGLPSTFSAPGSGISSSNANTLGLTFSHFFTDHIAVTGVGGIPPEFKLYGHGELIPPGPAGALGRQSLGDPSLNPIVTKARQWSPAAMVQYHFLEPTSKFRPFLGLGVSYNFFTNITVNPAFASSVNNNLGAILAAGAGIPGPTSVEASASPSWAPIFNIGGTYNFTEHWGLTAALTYIPLKTDSTMTIKASNGTILSSSTTRLEPNPLIVFVAASYKF, encoded by the coding sequence ATGAAGAACATCCGACGCCTCGCCCTGAACTGCCTGCTCGCCGGCCTGGCCGCCTGCGCCGCCATTCCCGCCGCCTTCGCCCAGAAGGCCGGCGACAACGTGGTATCGGCCGGCTGGTTCTACATCAACACGCGCGGCACCAGCGGCCCGCTGACCACCAGCCTGGCCGACACGCCGATCAACTATCCGCTCGGCCTGCCCAGCACCTTCAGCGCCCCGGGCAGCGGCATCTCCAGCTCGAACGCCAATACGCTGGGCCTGACCTTCAGCCACTTCTTCACCGACCACATCGCGGTGACGGGGGTGGGCGGCATCCCGCCCGAGTTCAAGCTGTACGGCCACGGCGAGCTGATCCCGCCGGGACCGGCCGGCGCGCTCGGCCGCCAGAGCCTGGGCGACCCCTCGCTCAACCCGATCGTCACCAAGGCGCGCCAGTGGAGCCCGGCGGCGATGGTGCAGTACCACTTCCTCGAGCCGACCTCGAAGTTCCGCCCCTTCCTGGGCCTGGGCGTGTCGTACAACTTCTTCACCAACATCACGGTGAACCCGGCCTTCGCCAGTTCGGTCAACAACAACCTCGGCGCCATCCTGGCAGCCGGCGCCGGCATCCCCGGCCCGACCTCGGTGGAAGCCAGCGCATCGCCCTCGTGGGCGCCGATCTTCAATATCGGCGGCACCTACAACTTCACCGAACACTGGGGCCTGACCGCGGCGCTGACCTATATCCCGCTGAAGACGGATTCGACCATGACCATCAAGGCCTCGAACGGCACCATCCTGTCGTCCTCGACCACGCGCCTGGAACCGAACCCGCTGATCGTCTTCGTGGCCGCCTCCTACAAGTTCTGA